The genomic DNA ATGCCCCCTAGTTTACAAAATATACTTACACCATTGGATACTTGCTGTACACTCTGATGTTTTATTTgctacataattatttatttgataattagTAACACAATGACTTTCTATAAGCATTTTAATCCAGTATCGCATAATAATCTGTCAACAATTAAAAATAATAGATTGACCACTATTGTTGTCGTCCactattttctgtaaaattataacaTTATTTGCATATTAATAAGAGTAGTTGGGGTGAATATCTTTTGAAATTCACCTTGAGCAGCGGTCTTACCTGTTTTTGTCCTGCACAAAAACTGTTTAACAATTTGTACCATATTCCATTCATTCTTTGAACGTTTAAGTTGAAAATAAAGAataacttcagttttttttttgttgtgggtaTGCTAACGATTTTATAACGCTTTTGCTCCATTTAGATCAacagtttttcttttcttaagcAGGAtgtcagcgattgtttatttaaaatatttttctcggCTTAATTCACTGTAATATGTATGTTTTAGTTTAATAAATGACGGCACCATCATTTTCAAGGATATCCCCAAATACTTCGCGaaaaaataagtatttatatacctataaaatacaaatacggtaaatcataacaaaatattcaataaaCGCAGAATTTATTCCTAAGATTAACCctcagcctgctaaatttctaaaatgaactgggccatcattcaatttgggccataccatttattatttgaaggggtgttgactgaaaatatactgactgaatcgcaaacagtgcagaccatgatcagattgcacggatgtgcaggctgatcttggtctgcactggtcgcaaaggcagaatctcttgccgccagctggctaaaTGTTAACAATATTGGTCATAACTCTTTCATTAATGTAGTGCAATAATTCAGGTATATGCGTATCTATTTGATGCAAAGTTAGATAATTAACTGTGTTTGTAAATGGAATATAAGTCTTAGAATAattttgacgaaaaaaaaaataaagctgtCAAAAGTGTTGTATATTTGTGAAATGGTTAGTGTACAGAATATGTcaaatacaatattgtttatgtaaaatcataaCAGGCAAAATGTTGCTTTATGCATAAAACTGTTACGAAGCGATTCCATACGAGGAGAGAAAATGTGATCTCTGTAGTGGAAATCAAGTCGGTTCTGAGTCACATTACTTGCTCCAATGGGATTTTTTCTCTCATCAGAGAGAACAATTTTTAACTGCGTCAGAACTAAGTGGTACACCACATCTAACTTTGAAGCTGTGTTTAGCATCTGAGAATACAATTACACTCAAACACTTGTGtaaattcttaaaaataattatgGAAAAATTCAACTAATTGTATCACTTATACCACTATAAATGTGTAAATTCTATCATCTCACTTTGTATAGCACTAATACCACTATATATGTACTTGAAATATTTGTCGCTTGACAATCACAGCGGTAACTTGACCTTATTAACTCGGAAGATATTTGTTCTTTCTTCCtttccataattatatttattatagagaaagtttctttttttacCCAGATTTTGCAAGTAATAACAACTTTCTCGTGCTAGGAATTAGTCCTATTTTCAGCCTGTGTACTATTATGAAACCTActtgatgaaaaataaattttacacaatCTACATCAATGAaactattttaagaaatttgtgtGTACTACGGTATTTTATAAATGGAGTGTGCTTATTTTGTGCAAGCGCCGCTTATACAATGTTTATATagcggtttatttttagaatgactgTTGCTAAATTAATAAAGGAACTATTTTCGAGTTATAAGGTCAAAATCAAAGAGCGTAGCTGAGACTCACTATCTGTAATAGCTGTCTCTCCCCCTTGTACCATATACAGTCAGTACTTAGTAATTAACTCTCCGGTTTGTTATAGTATACAGTATATATGTagcaataacatttttctttttagtcaTTCTCTTGTATTGGAAAATTTCAATGTTGAACTTGCAAATGTTTCTTTATTATACCCCATGTTGTATTCTGCGTGATACCTGggtgaaaataaagatatattctgttctgttctgtaaagtATAGTAGCAGATGAACATACTCTTATATAAAATCCTATCAAAAATCGGTGAAAgtagcaatttaaaaaaaaacgtgacTAAAATGTATCAAAGTGGATTAAATCGGAAATTGCTATGTCTTCTGCGTAAAAGGCTCCTGAAAACGTTGTATCTTGTTACAGCTTATCTTCGTTACTTCTTTATCGCCGATGACATTATTATTGGAAAATATTTCATGGCACAAAGCACATAGGGGCATTAACTGATAGTCCTCAGCTGTAGACTGATTAGTGGATTTGGACTAgagttgtatatttttgtaataagaaaatattttgatacaaacgcttcattgaaaataatgtttaatggATGACAGTCTGTGGACTTTTAATGAAGAGTGAACTAACAAAAATGACTGAAGTTTCGCCGTAATCAAACTCTTGCCCTGGTGGATAGTTAACATGAAACCGGGAATAAAGGTTATTCTCCTGCTGTCCGGCTGTTTTGAATCTATTTTAGTAGGtgagttttcatattttattacatgttctAACACGACCTTTTTTGTTAAGGTTAAGAAAAGCATTTATATGTAACGGTTATAATACAGCCTTCCATAGCGCTGAAAAATAAAAGTCTGACCACTGTTGAAAAGTATATGACAGTCTGAAATTTCGGAAAATAGCTGATTATTAATGCagttatttttgtgtgtttatgacttCATTTACACGCCGCTGAATTCCTTATTTTGCAAATACCAGTTTAAGTAGATAAAATTCTTATGTTTCTTGAGTTTACGTCATGGAAATTAGAATCAACGTTCTcggaaaaaaatagagaaatatttttatagaaagaatgaaatactgttgaaatagaGAAAAGATAAATTTGATATAATCCACCATTTTATTAATGTTCCCATGGAAATATAATGGCAGTCGCCagatcaaatattgaaatgttcataactttctcTTTGAAATGGCTTTCACTTTCTTAAACAGTTTGACCAAAATAATTAACACTACTGGTATATCTACGCTGTCTTtccttttaatgaaatatattcatttgtttttctttttcgtttttgagATAACTTTTATTTGAGGGTATCACAATTGATGCAACGTTGGGTATTACTGCATATATACACATGAATGATGTAGATCAAAAATAAGgttagaaatatatcaagagACCTTTAAACAAGTAGATATAAGCACGATAAGGTGCTTGCAGAATTTTCTTAACTTTGCTAATTTCGACATGGAATATTATTTgccattttttataaaacaaaatattcattgttttcttttagTTTGACTTATTGTTGACCGAAAGAATAGTAGGACTTTGACGATATAATTTATCTATTAATTAGCTTgcactttaaaaagtatttataaagaaacattattCTAATTACTGAAATGAACAGAGTAAACTAGCAGATTTATTTTTGTCATGTTATGAGTGACATCGACACTATTTAGGTCATATGACGCATTTTAGTGTGTTACGTCTAACTgtaacaattgcttgttacttaaCATTCttaaggtaacagaaaaacaaaccagcagctattaacaataacaaagtttattatgaaaagtaaCAATTTAGATACCTTAAAAATGTTAGCTAGCCGTAAATCCCAATCTTGTATGAGAGAATAGTCTATATCATGTCCtaatcaaatttaaatccagTCAGTATTAACAGACTTCAACCTGAATTTTGAATATCCAAAGAATATAATACCTCTCAATAAAGATAATGTTTTGTTTAATCCACAATGTTAATGTACATCCGTCAAATGTTAAATGACCAAAATGGTAATATATTgctattaagaaatacaggaacattttccAATAAGATCTTACTTAAGGTTCTGTCCTGTTCTAAGGTACCTTCTTATTTAAAGCTAAAACTTTCAAGTACcaccaagaataaaaagaagattctGGAAAAATCCACAATAATTCAGACTTTGAAACAGTGTAAACACCCTGTTTATGAAACCTCTTAGAAAACCATAGTCTATAAATAACTTAATGACATACTTAAAGTCTCAAAACTAGGACTAGCTTCATCAGTAAACAATGAGTCATCAATATAAaggaaataataatgataaaataaagtatgaTGGAGAATGACATGGACATAGCATTAAGTTTTTGCTGGtgtaggaagacccaaggtgtctCTTCAAGAATTGTTTCGGACACACTGTAGAACGATCGGCCTTCCTAAAGGCTTAAGCTATCTGACtacttcctcacttgaagaagtGTTACACATGAATTGGTAAGGGGCAAGTCTTTCAAAGTCGGAGACTTTAACTACTGGTCAATGGAGGCGCCTATAGTATTAAAGCATTGGTCTGCATAATATATTTGAATTTCCCATTATCTAAGCATAATTTCAAATATCAGATAATGGTCATCTTCAGTAAAAGTCGTCTTGAGATGGATACATTTGGTTTGTACATGTAGCTATATGATGAGTTATTTCCCTGTTTTCTAAAGATGACCAGAAATACAGCAACTTCCTATAGAGAAAAGTTTCTTCTTAAAGACTCCTTCAATTAGAAAACACTAAGTTTTCTCTgtcaaatgttgttgtttttgttttgtaatattaaCTCTTTCTCTTTCTAAATCGCCTTTATAGAGTTTTCGTTCAACCATCTTTtcgtatttagaataaaaaaccGACCCGTcagaaatatatcaattttataatgtccaaaatgaaaaaaatgtcaaaagtgaTAGTTCTCCATGAATAGATTCATTTGTTTGCATTTCACTAAGACAAACTTTACCCTGCTTTAATCTCTGAGACTATTTCATTACAGGAAACGCTTTAAAATGCTGGAAATGTATTGCTCACGATTGCGATTCTGATCTCGAGGACAATTACAAGGCAACCAAGGTCAAATGTCAGGAAGGTCACAGATGTATGGTCAGTATTGTCACTTtgaattttatacattaaataaagtagtgctagtttgaaaaaaaaaatcaaaactgcaAACAATTGAAAATACATACAAAAGTTAGGCTACCGAAGTTTAAAATAGTGTAGAAATGAAGACGCGTATTTTGTATTAAAGTTCcttaaggcttttaattttaagTAACAACAGATGGAAGAGATAGATAGATGCTGCGCTCAATTATATGTTTAGATAAGCACGTACATGGACTTAAACAGTAATGGATTCAACAATGGATTCCATGTTAATCAATATTTAGATCGAAGGAAACAACTATATTATCGGAAAGAAGGATTAAACATgaaattaataaagaaaaatataaacaaagtaattgtGAGCCTTTAACTATGCCGAACTGCGTACACATTTATATCACTGCGAACTGCGGGTAACGAAATTCGAACTTACGCAGTAAGGGGTTCCAccgaaaaaaattaaagaaatcatGCGTATGATAGGTACCAGCTGTAAATTATTGCGAAAATATATAatgacccatatatatatatatttctttttatctaaAGAAAATTACGCTTTCGCTGTGAAATTCAAAGTGTATTGTGAAATCCTGTGTTACAGTACATTTCTGTGCCAATACAAAGTACCACGAATAAAAAGTGATGtaattacaatttttaaattttttaatatatatatacactgttTATTTCCAACAAATCATCAAGAATAGATACAAACTGTGTATTCTCTAACTATCCTACggcatgttttatatataaactgTCTGATCTAACATATTAGTTGATTTTGATTAGTTGAAAACGTTTTGATGAGACGGTACGACGATGGCTTTTTACTAAATTCATATTTATGCATCTAAAAATAGCACCGATTAAGCCACATTTAACGTTTGCTAACACACGGCTTAATTTGCCAGGGCTGGCGATTTCTACAAATAAaagatgttttacttttttacgtACGTGCTATTTCTACACTTGAAATAACATCATTAACGCCAATAACTTTTTCGAAAATGATCTCAAAGtgaaatttcttttcaaatgtctGTCGAAATAATTGCTAAACTTAAAAAATTCCTTcgctctcgtgaaattattccgcttGCGTATAACATCTTAGTATTGTTTCGATATACTAAAACCTGTTTCTGCTATATatgatttcttaaataatatcgTCCTGGTACACTCCGCCCCCGCTGAATCATAAGGGTATAGGATTAAAATGTCTCGTGAAGTATCGTCATGCGTCGCATTATACTGTTGAGTGCGATTAAACAGAAATAGTCATAAATGACCCTAACCGGTTTCAGTAGATATCAGATACATTCTTTGATGTTTATTATtcaattaaattataaattgtacCACAGGTTTTGTGCTCCGCTGCACATATGGGATATTAAATGAACGCTGGAGGCGCAGTAGTTCAGAGGACTTGACGAACGTCTTACTCTTCACCGGGTGGTCATGGGTTCAAATGTGTTGAGGGCAATTTGACCGTGGATTCCACAGTACTTGCAAAAATTCACGAGGCACACACCAAACAAAGTAATAAATTGTAAGAACTTCCTTTACGACGATATGTTAATAAAATGAAACGATTTTCACCAAACATGGTTTGTATGAGCAAACCTTTTGCACATAACTATCAAATTATGTGAAAGGTTCCAAATCTTTGCATACACCAGTAAGCAGCCTTAAGATTAGAAGAAAGTATCTGTGGAATCCATCTAATGAAACCACTCATTTATCTTGGTCTGTATCATTCTCGTATATACTTCTATTGATTCATTTCTCTGAATCTAAGAACAAGAAGTTAAAGACGGCACATCAAATGAAGTACAAAAAGTCCAAGTTGGCGATACAAACTTATCCGTGTATTCTTAgtttgagcaaaatttaaagttgAACTTTAGATCGGTCAGTGGCACAAACTATTGACTGGAAATTTATATAAGACTCatgtaatgatataaataattttctatgttgtcatatttttcagaaAGTTCGATACAGAATGTTTGACAATGTTACACACTATGACTCTGTGATACGCACATGTACTGATAATACATGTGACACTTCTTCTAAAGACGAGTTCCTTTCTTGTGTAACCACACCTACCAAATACATGATTGGAGGTTGCACGTTGCGCTCATGCTGTGACGACAGAGACCTATGTAATTCATCTGATTTAATTTTACGGATGCCGTGTATGCCAGTGTTAGTAGTACTTGCTTTACAATTGTTTaggtaaggccacaccaaattgataagttgttcatcggatttttttctgaaaaatttgaggcggcgagcgaaaaaataatttaaatatttttttttttgtttttgataaaatcaggagcgagcgaagagcgaagaaatatatttgtcttcatttggctctcgactgactaataaaaaccctaaaatagaatgtatagcccttttaaagtaaaaagtaagtccccagggattgagaaaatctaacccgcagacgcacaacaaagcgaactcgtgaaaaaaggttataacattgtcatacagtacactgtaatcaaatatcgattcgaatatttactgctatgaaaatgtagcattcttagctgactttacaaagtttttgatacatcaaatatcacatcaaatatctatgtgagtgttgctagatctattaaagcttctgatttgaaacttagaacagttatttactgtcaaagtctacaccaggagaaacaatactctgaatctagacagagttatgcccctttttaacatagaatatttttaattaagttttatataatgaccaatagctatatgtactttaatagcttctgactattatgccccttttactggcaaagcgcTGATTTAGAAAAGTCGTGCATGATGtgttatgtacagctcttttttctaactttaaactttaataacatattaaatttgttgaaacaaagtctcatttaaagtctgaaatggagattaacgtgcattaacattagtctactaaatgaatggaaaatttgaaaatcaaaactgtcctgaaaacaactcgtaatctaaattccttaccccaccaactttcgtatgcaaatgctgatcatttggacaggaaaaaacagaaaacagataagtgacatgcatcaataagtatttacccttaccaaaataatgtagattgatgttatcaaacaaattagtatgtttttcttcatccagttttcaatgaaataaatcgatttttgtagtaatttggtaaacatttgaagaaaatggcgtaactgcataaagtggaaataactttaatgcaactaaatataagtattatgatttattatagacgatgtgtgcgtagtatgtatttatttcatttaaaatttgagaacaatctgggactggaagtatAGGCATTTATAAACTtatacgtccgtaaaaagtagcgcaccaaaaaagtttggattgaatttttttcaatggggcgagcgcaagccaaaaacaaacaaaaatatttttttggtgtttctgaaaatatacgagcggcaaatccgatgaacaactttttaatttggtgaggcctaaataATTCATACTAtaaaaacgaaaacgaaaacgaaaacgaaaattacattatttttgcATTCTGTAATGTGTAGCTTGATGGTGGCGTCGATATCGACGAAGATATTCTTCCAGgataaagtattttgatgacGAGGATTTCAGATTTCCGCTTGCATGAGTTAATGACTTCTACCATACAAACGCTGGTGATAACGTATGGTTTCTTAATGAACCTACATATCTGAATGTCAAACGCCACTCCTTTGCTTACGTTTCACATGGTATAATATTGCTGTGTAGCTGGTTGCCCTTAGATACGTGAATTCTTCTAAAAACTAGTTCAAGGTTTTACTAAATTTGTTCTGTGTATGCTGACACGTAAATGAATCAAAAAGAAGTTTTATAAGAAACCTACAATTAAAATGCATAGTAACTTTCACAATGACTTAATCAATAGGCTGTCTTATTTCAACATCGACCATTTCTTAGAACTTCCAcctaaaataatgataatttcgATGTATCAAAGCtgcatttatattatttatatatttgaaatttttttcatgACATATTGCACTCTCAAATGGCAGTCACTAGTTGATGGATTGGTGTGTTTATGATAAACAGAAAAATTTAGTAAAGATAGGAAGATGGGTTACTTTTGCTCTTGTCTCAGGGATGCTACGCATTGTTTGTACAAACGGGACGCTGATtgtaatttaaaatgcaacataacTTGAACCCCATTCAAGGTATTTACTAGAAACTTGAATGGTGTATAAGTTTTTGACGAGGAGACAATATGCAAAACACGTTAATATTTAGTTTCTTGTACCTTAATATCccgctaccccccccccccccccccccaataggTCGCCCAAACTCCCAACCTCCACCCACCGCCACATTTCCCACCTCCACATACAactttgatttgttttaattttacctTTCGTGTGCATATATTAAACTGACCACAAAATGTGCTAGGTTAGCTTGTAATAGGGTGTTGTCAATTTCACAAAGATTATATATTTTATGAGTAATATTATTTTCCACTGTGTTTAACTGAGTTGTCAAATATATTCTAAGTTCATGATTTAAGTAAGCTTTGATACATGCATACGCCTCCATCGTTTTATGCTGGACTACCTCTGATCTAAAAGTTTGGACGTATATTGCCCTGCGTTACGGGGCTCTAGTTTAATCTCAATTAAAACGCAGTAAACGTAGAAAGACGTATAAGATACGGCTATATACGTAACGAtgatttgttttgaaatgttcaaatatatGCAGCTTATACCTACTTCAACGTTTAAAATAAAACGTATTAAAACGTGCTCAAAACGTCCCAAAACGTAGTAGAAACGTATTAAATACATACAGAAACGTAATAAGCCAAACATGGATACCATTTATGCTCTACTATATATTACAATGTATCTAGGCTTTAATATGTCTTTACTATGTCTTGCTGCGTCTTATTTTACGTTTTATTAGGTATTGGTTGGCATTGTTTGGCATCATTTCGTATTAGTACATATATACGTTTTACTATATATTTCGCTTTTCGTAGGTATTTCTAGGTATGAGTTATTGATAGTGCGGGTAGCTACGTTTTATTACGTATTATGATTTTGAAGTTCACCTAATAACCCCTAGTAAAACGTATGGATTCGTAGAAAAACGTAGCGAATCGTGGCATACACCTAGTGAAACATACTCATTCGTATTGAAAGTGGTATGCTGAGCCGCTTTGTCTGTCGCATGTAAAAACCGGAAGGTTGTGGGTACTAATAACCTAGGTATGACGGCAAATCCCGAACAAAATATCGTTGGCAATCCCCATAGAGGTGGGAAACATAGTAATACTGGAGCTTTAGTTTCAAGACGTCAACAGCACGCAGCACTCTGTGATCCTTTGTccaatatgaatatttttcaagCAATTTAAAATTGTGGAAACGGTTGTAAAATGCTTGTAAAACACATCGCTTCAGTAAACGTATATGGTAAGTTAAAGTTTATAGCATAAGCTGTACGGTACATAACtataaaaaatgactttaaaccAATTAGATAGAaccaaatggaaaataaaatattaagttaATCTTATTCGACATTATAATCATCGCACTCTAATAAATGTAAATACCATAGACAACATCATTTCAAGCCATGACAACATCGAGACGGCGTGCATATTGATAATTAATCCACTACATGTGTCTCATATTTCCCTAGGGAAATAACATGTTTTGAACGTCCTCGTCTAACTTCATGTGTTATTCTGAATGTTAAATACAGTGAGCAGTACATGTAATTAAATAATGCTGTTACAAAATATCTGATCATCGCCCTTAaagtttgtattgtattgtgcCATTACTTTAAGAAACGGTACAATAACATTATTACTTCTGGATATTGCCACAGTGTTGTAGATATTCTCACAGCTGTATTCACAGATTGGGAATCAATTCCTTTTATATATCCAGACTGTAGGCCTAAAGATATaactggggcctccgtggccgagtggttatggtcgctgactccaaaccacttgcccctcaccgatgtgggttcgagccgtactcggggcgttgaaataaatcttcatgtgtggaagccatccagctggcttacggaaggtcggtggttctacgtgatgaaagctggaaattcgccatatgagctataattgtgtcggtgcgacgttaacacCCCCACCCCTCTCCCTTCCGAAAGGacaaaattattaataaataaagatataacTTGTTTTTATAAGTATGACAGATATGGTTAAGGCTTGAAGCTGACGACGATTAACCCCGTCTAATTTATAATCTATTTACAAGATTCGAAATATAAATGTCTTTGTAATTACTTctacaaatataacattttataaacgATAATAACACATTTTCAACTATTTTTTAtataagaattaaatgctattttgtgggtttatacgggtataaaccactcTGGAATTTCTTACAAATCCATAAATCGCGCTACAGAatatatagtgaatgtaaatattccaagataaatgacgtcatttgtatGTAAACACGTTATTTAAAAGCACAATTAGTtgaatatacatttaaaacaacCTAATTGTTAACAATAATTGAATttgaaatgaatatatatattgtgaatTATTTCTTCCATAGATTGATCGTTTGTTGTTTGTAGTGTAACACATTGGGAAAATATAGTTTGCAAAATCTACATTTACCTACAATGAAAAAGGATAATTACTGTTTGACTCCCCACCCTAATTCGTAGCATGGTTTTTTCGTAAATTGTGACTTAATTTCTTTAAGATCCAGATATAATTTCCGGAtcgtttttcaaaaacatatcttTCCAAACATCAATTTTATGATAACAACTTGGAtttcttttttagaaattttacagTGCAGCCTTTGAAAGCAAACTTATAACATTAGATGCCTTTT from Mercenaria mercenaria strain notata chromosome 11, MADL_Memer_1, whole genome shotgun sequence includes the following:
- the LOC123526481 gene encoding uncharacterized protein LOC123526481; protein product: MKPGIKVILLLSGCFESILVGNALKCWKCIAHDCDSDLEDNYKATKVKCQEGHRCMKVRYRMFDNVTHYDSVIRTCTDNTCDTSSKDEFLSCVTTPTKYMIGGCTLRSCCDDRDLCNSSDLILRMPCMPVLVVLALQLFR